CCTCCATCGGGAAGGAGATGAACTGGATGCCCATGCCCAGCTCGACCGTGGTCAGCCAGACGTTCTCCAGGGCCGCGCCCATGCTGAACACCGAGTAGAAGGAGGACAGCTCGCCCGGGCGGTACTCGGCGCGGTCGAGCATCACCCCCAGCAGCAGCGGCGAGCCGGCGACCAGCTTGCGGTTCTCCTCCCCCAGCGTCTGCGGCACCCGCAGGGTGTTCATCAGCCGCTGCCCGCGCGCGGTGAAGACCTGCTTGGTGAAGGGCCGCAGCGGCGCCGGCAGCTTGTCGAACAGCATCCCGTCGCGCCGGGACTCCATCTCCTCGGCCGAGAAGCGGAAGTAGCGCTTGTAGCGCTCGAAGAAGGTGCCGTTCGACATGGCCTCGGTCATGCTCTCGCCGCTGATCGACGCGACCTGCGCGACGACGGCGCGGTCCTCGGTGATCACGAACCGCCACGGCTGGCTGTTCAGCTGCGACGGCGCCCGGCCGGCCACCTCCATGAGCAGCTGCTGGTGCTCGGGGCGGACCGGGTCGGGCAGGAACGGCCCGTTCGTGGTCTTGCGTCGGCGGACGACGTCGAGGAACTCCATGCTCACTCACGGTCTGCGGCCAGTGCGGCCGCGTAGAAGGGTGCGGCCGACGCCGCGACGGCGACGTGCCGCCAGGAGCGGGTGCCCGCGTAGGGCACGACCGCCAGCGGGACGACGACGGGCAGCAACCACCAGCCGGCCCGGACCCGCTCCCGGCCGGTGGCGGCGAGGGCGGCCACCGTCAGGGTCGACGTGGCGACGTAGAGGGCGTGGTGCACCCAGCGGGCCCGGCCGGTGCGCAGCACGCCGGTCGCGACGCCGGTGCCCAGCGCGCAGCTCGCCAGGTAGCTCGCCCCGGCGGCGCGCAGCAGCGGGCGCGCCAGCTCAGCCACCCGCGCCCCAGGTGAGCAGCAGCCGGAACGGCAGCTGCGGCTGCACCACCCAGCCGT
The window above is part of the Friedmanniella luteola genome. Proteins encoded here:
- a CDS encoding nitroreductase family protein encodes the protein MEFLDVVRRRKTTNGPFLPDPVRPEHQQLLMEVAGRAPSQLNSQPWRFVITEDRAVVAQVASISGESMTEAMSNGTFFERYKRYFRFSAEEMESRRDGMLFDKLPAPLRPFTKQVFTARGQRLMNTLRVPQTLGEENRKLVAGSPLLLGVMLDRAEYRPGELSSFYSVFSMGAALENVWLTTVELGMGIQFISFPMEVPGQWARIEKIFGVPDELELMAVYRLGYLPAEQRRPAIDWSSHQRKLISQYVFRDSCATPQQGWDDVGRPPR